A single region of the Streptomyces sp. AM 4-1-1 genome encodes:
- a CDS encoding PDZ domain-containing protein has product MPRRTATMLASTLILIVLLCVGVPLKVPYAEMSPGPTVNTLGNAGGEPVLQISGHKTYPTSGHLNMTTVRVTSADYGMNLVEAVYGWLDHDSVVVPHDTLYPDGKTEEQSTQENAEEFSQSQESAKVAALTELGIPVTARVVVSTVVKGSPAENRLHAGDVIKDVDGTAVEQPEDVAKLVTKHKPGQDVTFTVVPARAAAAAEKAGKQPEGTERVTIVTEKAPKENRAIVGIQAGTDHTFPFTIDIKLADVGGPSAGLMFSLGIIDKLTPTDLTGGKFVAGTGTIDDKGEVGPIGGINMKLVGARDAGARYFLTPDENCAAAASDTPSGLTLVRVKTLSDARQSLEKIRTDRTADLPGCSKS; this is encoded by the coding sequence ATGCCACGCCGCACCGCGACGATGCTCGCTTCGACCTTGATCCTCATCGTGCTGCTCTGCGTGGGCGTGCCGCTCAAAGTGCCGTACGCGGAGATGTCTCCCGGCCCGACCGTGAACACGCTCGGCAACGCCGGTGGGGAGCCCGTGCTCCAGATCTCCGGCCACAAGACCTATCCGACGTCCGGTCACCTCAACATGACGACGGTCAGGGTCACCAGCGCGGACTACGGCATGAACCTCGTCGAGGCCGTCTACGGCTGGCTCGACCACGACAGCGTGGTGGTTCCGCACGACACGCTCTACCCGGACGGCAAGACCGAGGAGCAGTCGACGCAGGAGAACGCCGAGGAGTTCAGCCAGTCCCAGGAGAGCGCCAAGGTCGCCGCCCTGACCGAGCTGGGCATCCCGGTGACCGCGCGCGTGGTGGTCTCCACGGTCGTCAAGGGCAGCCCCGCCGAGAACAGACTGCACGCCGGTGATGTGATCAAGGACGTCGACGGGACGGCGGTCGAGCAGCCCGAGGACGTGGCGAAGCTCGTCACCAAGCACAAGCCGGGGCAGGACGTCACCTTCACGGTCGTCCCGGCCAGGGCCGCCGCCGCGGCCGAGAAGGCCGGCAAGCAGCCCGAGGGCACCGAACGGGTCACCATCGTCACCGAGAAGGCGCCCAAGGAGAACCGGGCGATCGTCGGCATCCAGGCCGGGACCGACCACACCTTCCCGTTCACCATCGACATCAAGCTCGCCGATGTGGGGGGACCCAGCGCCGGTCTGATGTTCTCGCTCGGCATCATCGACAAGCTGACGCCGACCGACCTGACGGGCGGGAAGTTCGTCGCGGGCACCGGCACCATCGACGACAAGGGCGAGGTGGGCCCGATCGGCGGCATCAACATGAAGCTGGTCGGCGCGCGCGACGCGGGCGCCAGGTACTTCCTGACACCGGACGAGAACTGCGCGGCGGCGGCCTCCGACACCCCGAGCGGGCTCACCCTGGTCCGGGTGAAGACCCTGTCCGACGCCCGGCAGTCGCTGGAGAAGATCCGCACGGACAGGACGGCCGACCTGCCCGGCTGCTCGAAGAGCTGA
- a CDS encoding PPA1309 family protein, with protein MPNVSPSGPPMAASPLTVAVLEIDEYAAGLGWDRPARLFALVDTARLRVQEPGLAAQLGLDEAQSTTAALTPIEQEELPAGTPLDEFLATIAWPDSVAGCAMTVERMMLPPSAEASVPEGLNDTQLTKWVAGHPDRQEVRMTVAVLRDGARESAVRLREKDSSTEVLTGAGLVPGLAEALAATFEG; from the coding sequence ATGCCCAACGTTTCCCCTTCAGGCCCTCCGATGGCCGCGAGCCCCCTCACCGTCGCCGTGCTCGAAATCGACGAATACGCCGCCGGTCTCGGCTGGGACCGGCCCGCCCGGCTGTTCGCCCTGGTCGACACCGCCCGGCTGCGCGTCCAGGAGCCCGGCCTCGCCGCCCAGCTCGGTCTCGACGAGGCGCAGTCGACGACCGCCGCTCTCACCCCGATCGAACAGGAGGAACTGCCCGCCGGCACCCCGCTCGACGAATTCCTCGCCACGATCGCCTGGCCCGACTCCGTGGCGGGCTGCGCCATGACGGTGGAACGGATGATGCTGCCGCCGTCCGCGGAGGCGTCCGTACCCGAGGGGCTGAACGACACGCAGCTGACCAAGTGGGTCGCCGGCCACCCGGACCGGCAGGAGGTGCGGATGACCGTGGCCGTGCTGCGGGACGGGGCGCGTGAGTCGGCCGTACGGCTGCGCGAGAAGGACTCGTCGACCGAGGTGCTGACCGGTGCCGGTCTGGTCCCCGGGCTGGCGGAGGCGCTGGCCGCCACCTTCGAGGGCTGA